Proteins encoded in a region of the Maniola jurtina chromosome 12, ilManJurt1.1, whole genome shotgun sequence genome:
- the LOC123870046 gene encoding glutenin, high molecular weight subunit PW212-like isoform X2: MNKWCLFLVLAILSNEALGFSYRNKRQAESDSESNSGDEDLEDRYGWNRPNRPNRPNWQWQGQEQFPNQWQFPNQGQNQFPNQGQDQFPNQGQNQFPNQGQNQFPNQGQGQFPNQGQNQFPNQEQGQFPNQGQGQQNSTPTPNAATTQSATAQACMTGCPVTSEYNPVCGSNGVTYDNPGRLTCAQACGVNVNLLRASRCPTATAAPVN; encoded by the exons ATGAATAAGTGGTGCCTGTTTTTAGTACTAG CTATCCTAAGCAATGAAGCTCTTGGCTTCAGCTACAGAAATAAACGTCAAGCAGAAAGTGATAGTGAATCAAATTCGGGGGATGAAGATTTAGAAGATAGATACGGATGGAACAGGCCCAATAGGCCTAACAGACCCAACTGGCAATGGCAAGGACAGGAACAGTTCCCAAATCAATGGCAGTTCCCAAACCAGGGGCAAAATCAGTTCCCAAACCAGGGGCAGGATCAGTTTCCAAACCAGGGGCAAAATCAGTTCCCAAACCAGGGGCAAAATCAGTTCCCAAACCAGGGACAGGGTCAGTTTCCAAACCAGGGGCAAAATCAGTTCCCAAACCAGGAGCAGGGTCAGTTCCCAAACCAG GGACAAGGTCAACAAAATTCTACACCAACCCCTAATgc GGCTACCACCCAGTCGGCAACAGCCCAGGCGTGCATGACAGGCTGCCCAGTCACGTCCGAATATAACCCTGTCTGTGGTTCCAACGGCGTTACGTACGACAACCCTGGACGTCTGACTTGTGCTCAAGCCTGTGGAGTCA ATGTGAATCTTCTAAGAGCATCGCGTTGCCCCACCGCGACGGCAGCTCCGGTTAATtag
- the LOC123870046 gene encoding glutenin, high molecular weight subunit DY10-like isoform X1, with protein MNKWCLFLVLAILSNEALGFSYRNKRQAESDSESNSGDEDLEDRYGWNRPNRPNRPNWQWQGQEQFPNQWQFPNQGQNQFPNQGQDQFPNQGQNQFPNQGQNQFPNQGQGQFPNQGQNQFPNQEQGQFPNQGQGQQSGQGQGQGQQNSTPTPNAATTQSATAQACMTGCPVTSEYNPVCGSNGVTYDNPGRLTCAQACGVNVNLLRASRCPTATAAPVN; from the exons ATGAATAAGTGGTGCCTGTTTTTAGTACTAG CTATCCTAAGCAATGAAGCTCTTGGCTTCAGCTACAGAAATAAACGTCAAGCAGAAAGTGATAGTGAATCAAATTCGGGGGATGAAGATTTAGAAGATAGATACGGATGGAACAGGCCCAATAGGCCTAACAGACCCAACTGGCAATGGCAAGGACAGGAACAGTTCCCAAATCAATGGCAGTTCCCAAACCAGGGGCAAAATCAGTTCCCAAACCAGGGGCAGGATCAGTTTCCAAACCAGGGGCAAAATCAGTTCCCAAACCAGGGGCAAAATCAGTTCCCAAACCAGGGACAGGGTCAGTTTCCAAACCAGGGGCAAAATCAGTTCCCAAACCAGGAGCAGGGTCAGTTCCCAAACCAGGGACAGGGACAACAATCGGGTCAAGGACAGGGACAAGGTCAACAAAATTCTACACCAACCCCTAATgc GGCTACCACCCAGTCGGCAACAGCCCAGGCGTGCATGACAGGCTGCCCAGTCACGTCCGAATATAACCCTGTCTGTGGTTCCAACGGCGTTACGTACGACAACCCTGGACGTCTGACTTGTGCTCAAGCCTGTGGAGTCA ATGTGAATCTTCTAAGAGCATCGCGTTGCCCCACCGCGACGGCAGCTCCGGTTAATtag